TGAATGGGAAAGAAGCAATCTTGCCTCAAAGATCCTTTGAAGGTCAAGTTCACTTTTTGAAGTTAATGTTGATTGAATTAAAGTTAAACAATAAAAGGAATAGAAATCATAACAGAATTGCCACATTTTCAATGGCCAGGTATAGTTATTCTAGGCAAATTGGGATTTAAGTCTGTTGTCGATGAATATGGCATTATTTTGGTGAGGTGTAAAGTAGAAGTCCCATCAACTTCTTTGTTTCAGCATAGTCTACCAAAAATAAGAATTACCGTATTATTGGATGATGATATTACAGGAATTTTCTGTGCATTTCAAATGTGTATTGGAATGAATGAAGTTGATCATTGCATTTTCGGTCTGCTTTTAAAAGCAGCAATGAGAAAGGCCTGACAATTTCAGGCCTCAATGAGGATTCGAACCCAgtgacctctgtgatgctggtgcagtgTTCTACCAGTTGAGCAATTAGGCCAACTGGCAGCAGGTTGTTGTGTGGGTTGATTATAATTgattataatatataataattatattataatatatataatataattacaatgattataatgatgataatacgGAAACTTTTCACTAAAATttgatgatcaaattcattcaataataataataataataataataataataataataataataataataattatcatgatCTTAGCTTTTTGGTTTTGAATATTTTACACTCCGACAGCTATTATACGACTCCTATACACTATTACCTGAGGgcaaacttttgaaaacatttgaaaGTATGACATCCACTTTCTCAGCTGGCCAGTCATGAATCACACGTGCCAACACATATAAGTCTGCCTTCGGTAGATCAGGTTGAGAAAAGTCCCCCACTGTAAATGAAACATTAGCTTGATTCGGACACTCTTCCAAGGAGGGTTTGAAATGAGACGCACAGTCCAATACCGACTGAATGTCACAAATAGCAATTTTTGCATCAGGGTAGTACTGGCACAAGGTGTATGCCATAGCTCCTGTTCCAcctgaaaagcaaaataaaaacatttggtCAAGTCTCAATGCTCACATCAGCACCACATTTTTGTTATTGCAATCCCTCAATTGAGGCAACAGCTTTAGCTTGCAAGATTCTCCTAAGATTGTTGCGAGTCCATATTAAGAGCGCCATTCTGCAATGGACATCAACACACAAGCTGTAACACCACCTAAGCAAACCGTTGGCAATTCATTGCTTGGCAGGGAGGAAGGTTATGAATGTACAGTGAAAGGACATTGTTATAACGAATTACAGTTTTTATGCCCCAAATCAATCAAGGTCAATCTGCCCACTCAGTTTTTGTATCTATTTTTCATTGAATTCTCATTTCCAAAAGTCCAACGATTTCAAATTATGAAGATCAACATAAGGAAAACTGTAGGTGTACTGAATCTCAAAGAGATCCTTACGAAGATCTGGTTGTTGATCACCAGCACCTCAAACTCTAAGCCCTTTAAAACCATTACAGCTCCCAGATGAAAGGGTTTCTTAAGCAATAAGATTGATACCCTCAGGCAAATTGCTCTTAAAAACAAACAGCTAGAAGCATTTAACAAGAAGTTGAAAAATTTCAACTAATGCGGGTTTTCTTTTCATCCTCTCTCTTTTTCGTGTTTAATCGTTAAATTGTAAGTTCAATCAGTAAATTCTATTGTGACACACTTTTGTACCTTAGTTTTACACTCTACTATTATACTGCTTTGCTGTATGTATAGGCGTGATTACTGTAACTTCCTTGTGatataaatttaaacaaaaaaataaagaataacaaaaaacaaagaaagggtTTTCAGCCTGGAGCACTACTTCTTTtggttaaaaaataaacaaaacaaaacaaaaaggagttattgGCAGTAAGGAGGGTGACAATATCAATATACATTATATTGACTTTCTCTTTTCATTAAATGCTTTTTGTAAATGGCATTATTCATTATACACGTATCTGTCTCTGGTAAATGCACATGGAATAGTCACATTGAGCAGATGTGTGCGAAGGCCAATAGGGTACTTCGTCTAGTCAGAGTTAACTCTGGTCTAGTGAAGAGGCTGGGTGGCAGGGATTGGTGACGTACACATGAGAAAGTTGTTATACATGGCTCTTGTCAGGCCGCTACTAGAATATTTATCAAGTGTGTGGTGACCCTACTTAGTAAAACATTGCAGACTGATAGCCTGAGAACATTCAGAGGCATGCCACTAAATTCATATTGAACCATCCTCCAAGAGAAGTCAGTTATATTCATGGATTAGACCAGCTTAACCTCCAACCTCTGGATTTTCGTAGACAAATGGATGATTTAGTTCTCCTGTTTAAGTATAAAACTGGAACTGTTACCAGCAATTTTGGACATCTCATTCAAACTGCCACTCGGCATTATAGAATCCCTTATTTTCGTCAAGCCAACTTTAACCTACTTTCTGCACCTGATTCTGTCATAACCTCACTAGGCCATTATTAATCAATCAGCCAATCAATTCATTAGTACTGATAACCGCGCACccatggctcagttggttgagcatcgggctgtcacgtgggaggtcgtgagtttggCATCCGGCcgaaccaacactcagggtcttaaaataactgagtagaaagtgccgCCTTACATTAGCAaaggttagactttcaagtctactcggataaggactataagccggaggtcccatctcacaacCCTTTCAAATAACTGTgcgatgttaaagaacccacacactatttgtaaagagtagggcatggagttcctggtgttgtggtctggtctcACTCATTGTGTTCTGGGGGCACCAGTGAATTCTACTGGTTACATTAAGATTGTGCATTGCCCTGTCAAGCAGTCTCCCAAAACGTCCCACACAAAgggttgtaaagcgcatttgaatatgtaGAAAATGCACTATATAAGTGCCATACCATTACCTCAACAATGCaaagttaattatttttattaagttCTGCTTTTACCTCCAACGTCACAAAATGAGCCAAAATTGCTCAAGTCAAATGCCCTTGACACAGCGTGACAGTAATGAAGAGAGCTTTTGTGCATGTATTCAAGAAATGTCAGCTTTGCTTCATCAGTTTGGTAAACCGCTTTCCACAATTCCTCAGAAGAAACGCCCAACGCTCTCATCCACTGGTCTGATCCTTCCCTCACTGCAGACTCTAAATGACCAAAAAGCGGGTAAATCACTGTCTTAGAGAATGCAAGAGAAGAAACCATTGAATGTGGACCGTACTTAGTGAGATAGTTGCTTGCCATCTCAGTATTCGTATAAAACCACGATTCACCATTTCGACTTTTCTCTAGCAGTTCCAAGGCAACAAGTAAGTCCATCAGTTGTTCAGTGGCGTCTGAATTCGCCATGATTTTTGCCGCTACCTCCTCGGCCTTTTGTGGTTTGTCGGAATCGTGCAACACATCGAATATGCCAAGATCGCTTGCTGCAATAACACATCGTGATGCACGGAATCCTAGAATAATATCTTGAATTTTTGCTGGGATTGGTGGTGGAACTGCAATCTCTTTTATAGTTCGGTTTAATATTCGCGTACAAGATAATCTTCGTCTTTGCGTGACGATCAGAGAGCTCAGAGGTGCCGTTGttcgataaaaatgtcctatcGCGCCAAGAAATCGGCTCCACATTTTGCTACACTAACCTTGAAGAATGCGGGTGTTTCCAGTTCGCTTAGTGGCCTCGATTTGGATTTCAGTTATTATTAATCCTTCTATGGGATACGAGAGTTGCATTTGGCTTCGAACGAGTCTTGCACAGTTGATAAAAAGCAAATATTatcacaacctcgttcccagggtctctcttctctgccgccattgtcgttgagaaaagacaatggaggcagagaagagagaccctgggaacgaggttgatatTATCATATTATCAGAATTAGCGCTAACTTTGATTTTAAGTTAGTGTTTCCAACAGCTCTTCTGGTCATGAACAGGGCCATGATGCTCTGAATGAGAACTGGTGCCAATGGAACCCTTACACCCACCCTGGTAGTGTCGAGACCGAAGACCACCTTGAAAAGGATGAAGACCCTCGAAAACGAGCACCCACTCGCAATCTTCTGGTGGGTAGTTGTCATAAATGGAGGATGTCTTGCAAACaaagggcgcgatccattcaaccaaaatttccggaaatttcggcccaaaactcaatggatcggttcggtccaaccggaaaagtttcgaaaaaacgggtccaccttttgaggtggtcctcttttcccggtcggaccggttggaattttggttcaatggatcgcgcccaaagacccgaaaacttgaaaactaggAGCCCTCACCCCTCAAAATTATGGTGAAACTTTATTATCTTCCCAAATAACTAAACGAGTTTATTTTTTTATCGTTTGGGCCACATGTAAGCGAAAGTCTCACCTCTGAAAAAGACATTGTGTTTCTGCCGTCATTTAATTCACGGGTCTACCTAAAAGCATGTAGATTTATTTTTCAGGGTGGTAAAGggggcagggggggggggggggtctagatcacgtttcacggaaattAAAACGGTCCTTTCACGATTCACGAAAGATAAAATAGGCATTTCACGCTTCACGGAGAAAAAGGATAACGTTTTTCTTTAAAGTGCCCATAACATCAACACAATTTTTCTGTGCCGGAATAAATTTTTATATTGCATATATAATAGAGCAATGTCTTACGAAAGCGGAAACTTGCAGACAAAGTTGAGATGGCTTGACTCCCTCGAGTGCCTGCCAGCATGTAATGATTATGTAGCCAGGAGGTCATCTCAATGCGATGACAATTGCGTCACAGTGACCCTGTTACCCTTCGCGTTAGGGCCAGCCCCTACCTCACCCCTACTGAATCCTACTGAATCCTACTGGGGCAGACAAGGATCCCAGGGGAATGGGTCAAACCTCGCGCGCTGAAATTGTATTCAAAATGGCTTCCATTCTTGGTGCGTGTGAAGAAAATATGAAGTGTTGAAAATCGAAATGTAAATCGCGAAAATCACGGAATGCAGGTGCTTTGTGACAATCAAGGCCTCAATGGATCGAATTATTGACTATCGAGCCCAGCTGTCCTTATTTTCGCATGTTAGGTATGAAAACAATCTTTTTGTTGTATAATTTCCTTAGCaatattgttttattgaaaACTATGAAGAGGAGGACATGATAAAATTATGAATTGATTGAGCAATTGATACATTATTAGACGAAATGCTTGCTTCCCTTGTCATTTTACTCGTGAAGTGGTTTGGTAAGTGCTTTGATCTTAAATTTTGTCGAGGATGCATTTTTCTCCGCGCTATATAATTAATTCTTCGAGAATGTGCTTTGCATTGCTGTTTGTCACACGTTAATTAATGAAGTTATTTTATTATAAAGCTCTTCATCGGGTACTATTCAATAACATCTAAATTTTTAGAATTTCTAAGACGGGAGAGTAAAATAATTTGGACTCTCTCTAGGTCAATTTCCGGTAAGCGGTAAACAACTGGTGTGGCCACATTAATACTTGTCCAGTAACCGCTCTTTCTCAAGAAGATGAAATATTTGAACGATGAAAAGAGTACTGAAGCATTGGAGACATATTTCACGTGACAAGAGGTTCAAGTTTGCAAGATAATTTGAGTAAAGGCTAGTGTAATCAGCAGCATTTATTCTGGAACAAGCAACAAGAAATGGCAGATTACAGCAATATAAGCACAACAGCCAGTGAGCCCGTTAACCTTCCAACGTTGGAACCTCCAGAGCAGGGTGGTGTGgtgtttgttgttttgtccTGCTTGTTGACCTGTCTGTGGGCCATTTATATCACATTCTACCACTCACGCATGATGGGCCTTATTCTCACCTGGCTGATAAATTGGAAATACATTGAAAATGGTCAATGTTTTAAGATTGGTGAGTTTTTAGTTATAATTTTTGGATTAGAGGATAAGTACAGTATTAGTACATGAATATTTTCACTTTCAGTGGGAAAAATGTTGAAGCTCAAAGCTGTACACTAATTGCGCTACTTGCATTCCAAGTTGTGCAAACATGCATTTGTGCCCCTAAGAGAAAGTTCATTTTGAAGGGATCTCCATTTATCTCCGATAAACAGAGACCCCTTTCCACATTGCCTTGTGTTTAATTCTCTGAAACATAGTTTCTGCTTTTTAAGAGTTTTAGACATATATGGTGATCAAAAGTTGACTTAGTTTTGATCTGGGAATGACAAGAATATTTGCATGTTTTCTTTCAACAGGGTCCTTTTCATTTTCGGTGTTGTCTGGCAAAATTATGTTTCGAGATGTTGTCTATATCACACAAGACCTCAGCTTAAGGTATGTAAAAAGCATCCTTTGTGTCGTACTctgtgaaaaaataataataatttattgacttcAACTGTGGGGAACAGTTATGTACAGCAATGCAGATATAATTAGATGCATTctgattttcaagtttttcaaagCTTCCCCTTGCTTTTCTCATAAACTTCACCATTACTCTTGGCAAGAAAAACAGacagtaataaaaaaagaaattattattattaaggtcATTAAATGTCCTTGTAACTCTTCTCCTCAAGGAGACATAAACAGTAACCcaatcctaacctaaaaaatAACCAAAGCAGAAATGCTAACAATAAAGTTACAACAAGATGGGTTATGCTTAGACTTAGTAGGACATGAGGTTTATTAAAATTGAGCATGTATCTACAgttttctccttatcaggcattaactggtaaaatttaccgcctcaagcaacagtaacGTTACAGTCTGTTCTTAcggcctgcaacctcttgaagggtTACTAAAACGATATAAGTTTTGTTAAAAgaataccagtcaggaattgtcccttacctgctgagccaAAACTTAGGGAGTACACTGACAGTATAATAATTATGCtgtgtataataattattatactgtCAGAGTACTCCCTAAGCatgtaattataattattataattacatGCATTTCTTAACATAAGGGGCGGGGAAAGTTTAGGAACAAGGATacattataatttatttttcttagtTTATGCCACTAGTACATAAGTATGTAAGTGCTGGCTATGGGTTTTACACAGGTTCTTTTGATTCACTTTCCTTTCAGGATTGTCGATGGAATAGCTATCTTCAAATACTGGCTGCCTTACAAACCTGAAGTTTCAAGGAAACCTTACCAACATTTACCTGCAGATATTGGTTAGTGTAATGAAATATAAGGGCAGCCACCTTGTTTCTCATTGTCTTCTGAATACAGATAGGACAGCCTCTCATGCTGAACTtttgttttattactttttttattactttacTTATCAGGTGGACATGAAGAGTTTAGATTATCAGAACCCTAAGTGCAGTATTTTTGGCTTCAAGAAGCTACACGTTTTTATGATCGATATTGATCAAAATGCAGAAGGGATAACTCAGAACTAACATGTGCATAATCAGGGCATAAATTATAGCTGCTATTCATGACAGAATTGTTAAAAATTATAACagattatcataattattttattatgttTGTCTTCAGAGGTTGATGCTAAACAACGTCTTAAAATTATACTGAATGGCCTTGAATACCATGTCTACAACAGGTAAAATCATTGTATTTTGATGAAACTTTGCTAATTTGCTGGTAACATGTTTTTCAGCAGTATAAGACTTCTGCAAAATTATTAGTTTGGATTGACATCATTTACACCTTCAACCTTGCAGTAATTTCTAGCATGGATAGAAAGGGTACAGTAGAAGGAGATTGTTtgtttaacatatttttttattgatgaGTATCTGTATTTGTATTGTATGTTTGTATACATTTTGATTTATATGGAGTAAATGTTTTTCCACATAAATCCAAATGTGGAATACAGAATATAGGTAGGAGAATGGAAGGATGTCAGTAAACACTAATAGTTACCTTTATAGTCAGCATACTAGATAAAATTATACAAGAAGGGTTATTATTATAAATCtgagcaaaaataataattatttgttttcaatCCATATTGAGTTGAATATACTACTATTTGAAAGCACATTCAACTAATTATTGTTGTCTGGTGGTTGTTGTCTGTGGGAAAGTGGTAGAGCACTCTGAAGGACGAGAAGGAGATGGGAATCCTTCATACATTATTTCTTAtcttgaaattaacttttattgtgcacataataataataatattataattttatatttgATCATTTTTCAGCACCAAGTTGGTGTGGTAACTTGAGTGCATTGTTTGACAAGAGACTGTGATATCGCTCAcattcttccttttttcattctttgatGACATGTAAATTTGCTTTTACATGTATTGTCTGCAATTAAAGTAGTCTCGTGTAAAACTAAGCTTTTGGTAGGTTATTATGCTTTCCTGCcttttgaataaaaaataagAATCCCTATCAGTAaatagacagacagacagacagcctttattaatttttagcaCGATGATAATAAAAGCTATGCAGCTTGTGGGGTCATGCATAAATACTAAACCTGCAAGAACGAAATATAGgcataataaaataacaaaatcgAACTGTCTAAAAgttaaataataattgtaaaaactATGACCTAACTATTATATATACAAgattaaaaaaattctaaaatcccctaaataaattaaaatctttGTCTAAAATTTGTGGTTGTTGTAGAGGTCTCTTTGAAAGTCAACTCTTTAAAAATGTCCATTGAACAGATAACTCAAACTTGTAGAACTACTGTAAACTATTACTTGACAGCTTATTACAGCTGCTTCCTTTGCATCCCTAGGTCCCATTTATACAACAAACTTGAAGAACTTTTTAGAATTGAAAGATATGGAGGTAAGAATGATACTAAAAACATGCCTTGGACTGTAGTAGCAAGAATTTTGCCTATCAAGTTAGCCATTGCAGTGACAGTGGTCTGAGGTAGTAATACTGTAGCTTGATAGTTACAAATTTATGTACATCTACTACAACTTAACCTCAACTAAAAGATGGGAACTTTAATGTTATGATGCCAGCTTCTTCAAATAGAGACTTCTACAGTTGAGAATTTTCATTAAGCCAAATATTGTGTTCTTCTATTTTTTTGATATGCGATATCCAGGTCATCATCTACTGACTACCATCATCCATGTTGTTGTGGAAATTTTCTTGCTTATAGCACTGGCCATTTTCCTCCTCATAATCTCTCCTCTTTCTTTTCATCCTCTGTCTTCTTTCCCTGGTCATGTCATTGTAAACCTACCAAAAATTTCACTGGGACATCATGGCTGctgtacttgtttatttttagaTGCAGCTAAATCAGCCCAGAATATCTATGCTGTTTCAGTTGAACCTAAGACAGATGTTGAAAAGGGGTGAGTgcagattaataataattataactcaTGTAAACAGAGATATGTCAGCGAACTAAGATAATAAATCATTTTACTGTCTTATAGTCTTGAAGTAGGTTACTCAGTGTTCTCCATTTTTAATAACACaacaggtaaaagagtttttcaaactggcaGATCAGTTGCAGGCATCACTGCTCATTATGTCTCAAGCCATTACCAGCGCATGGACTAGAATTTTGTCTCATTTTAGTGTTTACTGTTTTGAAAGTAGAACAAGGGGTACTTTTAGTCTTTGTTCAAGAAAGATGCATTCCTATTTATTCCATTTCATTCTAGAAATGAAGAAGTAGAAGAAGCAGGCAGTGGACTACCATCTTGGTTTCTTGAACTGGTTCCAGCCATTAAGTTTGATATCAACAATGTAAGTAGCCATGGCATGAGCCATTACTATTGTACTGTAGGTATGGCTattctttaatttttaagtGAGTATTTTTGCTAATCAGCTGAAGTCTTTGTTCCTTTGTCTTGTTTTCCATCCTAGATTTCAACTCCTTTTCCTTAGAAACTGGCGTGTAAGCTGCACTTGCCTGCACCCCAATATTTAACAATTCTTACATgagcgcatgttggatatgagatggcaAAATAGCTAACAAGGCttgtagcgccgagttggctataaccagtttTATATCTAACAAGcgtgaatggaataattgtttcattaaattccttaaaaaagcgagaaaatccgagtgaaatcgaaaaaaacttgacgaAGATaggatgttgtgtaacaccttgtattcagacagacgtaggctcatcacaaaaatttcgcgtacttctaaacgtcggcattgatccaaactttccacaaaaatgttttttttcttctttgactttattcagagaaaaatttcgctttccggcgaaaacatttttagctttgcaagcatttaccatataagggcaaactaaggtatatgagcagataaccaagattgagtgaaccaatcagagtatgcAAAATGCATTATCctaggttgagaatttaataaattataataaactATCGACAACCCTTGAACTGTCACATAGTGGTTTTGTAACTGCCACAAACATTCTACGGTAGAGAAGCTTTAATACATTatgctgtttttgtttccttttgatTTGCTTGTTTTAGGGACGAGCTGCATTTGGAAACAAGCTGTTGGAAACAACGTTGTGTTTAAAATTTGAGAGTGCAACAGGAATTTACACCACGTCTCAGGCCAATTCATCTCTTGATGAATTTATGCACATCGTAAAATGCCAGGGAAAAAATGTGCGAGTTATGTTATCTCCGAGTCCATCCTACAGTGGACCATCTGATGAGTGAGTCattaataattgcaggggtgcctggagaaaagccttaagtgacttctgataaattaccagattctcattccaaatttccttgtattcagttgtgaatgactaggagaatttggcattgcatcaaaagtcacttaacttttaaggccttattccacacaccccttcattattattttttattttttgctgtgGCATTTGATGAAAATGTCTTAGCAGCTGCCTCTGTGACCTACTTCTCTCCACTGATGACTGGCTGATAATTTGACAGCAAGGCTTGTGAGAGGCTGACTGACGAGATAATCTTACTGtaaagtgaagctatgatcctcacagttattaatgcaattttagcaattgcacAGAGgagcctgaaatttttttgggACCTCAACAGGATTTGAACCCAATTGACCTCTCAATGGCGGTGTGATGCtgtaaccaactgagctatgaaggcaCAGATggtgggagctggtcatttgtgggttcaaatgttcctttgatgaatgaaaaatttatcatATATAATATCATACAATATCTGTAGCTTCTCTTGATTTTATATCCACAGTTCaatttatcattaaaaaaagttttaaagtgaaataaatttacTTGAGAGAAAATTAGTGATTTGTATTTAAGTCTTTCCTATGCAATGACAGGCCTCCTCGTTACATGGGAGAGGGCTTTGTTGTGATACAAACTGCAGACTGCAAGATAACATACTACCAGGATGAGCCAGGTGAGTTTTATTTGTGTTTTAgtttgcatttgtttttaaG
This genomic stretch from Acropora muricata isolate sample 2 chromosome 5, ASM3666990v1, whole genome shotgun sequence harbors:
- the LOC136917556 gene encoding acetylserotonin O-methyltransferase-like produces the protein MWSRFLGAIGHFYRTTAPLSSLIVTQRRRLSCTRILNRTIKEIAVPPPIPAKIQDIILGFRASRCVIAASDLGIFDVLHDSDKPQKAEEVAAKIMANSDATEQLMDLLVALELLEKSRNGESWFYTNTEMASNYLTKYGPHSMVSSLAFSKTVIYPLFGHLESAVREGSDQWMRALGVSSEELWKAVYQTDEAKLTFLEYMHKSSLHYCHAVSRAFDLSNFGSFCDVGGGTGAMAYTLCQYYPDAKIAICDIQSVLDCASHFKPSLEECPNQANVSFTVGDFSQPDLPKADLYVLARVIHDWPAEKVDVILSNVFKSLPSGGGLLIAELLLDDDKAGPLGAVLRSIFMLLFGGGKSRSGKEFKELLENHGFVDIQIKRHDPSVAMDAILCRKD